Proteins found in one Methylobacterium sp. CB376 genomic segment:
- a CDS encoding NADP-dependent malic enzyme — protein MSESRPVTRRARPTFTDQEALQFHAQGRPGKLEVVATKPMATQRDLSLAYSPGVAVPVLAIAEDPALAFDYTAKGNLVAVVSNGTAILGLGNRGALASKPVMEGKAVLFKRFADIDAFDLEVGTEDPEAVINCVRYLGPTFGGINLEDIKAPECFIIEERLRELMDIPVFHDDQHGTAIIAAAGVINALHLTGRDIGEAKLVVNGAGAAGIACIELLKAMGFSDRNVILCDTKGVVYAGRTEGMNQWKSAHAVETSRRSLAEAIEGADIVFGLSVKGAFTPEMIRAMAAQPIIFAMANPDPEITAEEVARVRDDAIMATGRSDYPNQVNNVLGFPYIFRGALDVRATTINMEMKIAAAQALAALAREDVPDEVAAAYQGARPRFGRDYIIPVPFDPRLIHTIPPAVAKAAMDTGVARKPIPSMDAYRAQLSARRDPVAGTLNRIFERVRKFPKRVVFAEGEEEVVIRAAISFVNQGLGTAILVGREERVLAKAEAAGIDLAGRDHIEIHNAAKSDRNTVYAQFLYARMQRKGMLFRDCQRLINQDRNHFAASMVALGDADAMVTGATRNYSVALDDVRHVIDPKPGHRVIGVSLCLARGRIVLVADTAIHEMPSAQEIAGIAIEAAGVARRLGYEPRVALLSFSTFGHPKAERAEKVQEAVKILDGMRVDFEYDGEMAADVALNREVLAQYPFSRLKQPANVLVMPAFHSASISTKMLQELGGAQVLGPLIVGLDKPVQIVSLGATDTDLVNMAALAAFNIGG, from the coding sequence ATGAGCGAGTCCCGTCCCGTCACCCGCCGCGCGCGTCCGACCTTCACCGATCAGGAGGCGCTGCAGTTCCACGCCCAGGGGCGCCCGGGCAAGCTGGAGGTCGTCGCCACCAAGCCGATGGCGACGCAGCGCGACCTGTCGCTGGCCTACTCGCCCGGCGTCGCCGTGCCGGTCCTCGCCATCGCGGAGGATCCGGCGCTCGCCTTCGACTACACGGCCAAGGGCAACCTCGTGGCGGTGGTCTCGAACGGCACCGCCATCCTCGGGCTCGGCAACCGCGGGGCGCTCGCCTCGAAGCCGGTCATGGAGGGCAAGGCCGTCCTGTTCAAGCGCTTCGCCGACATCGACGCCTTCGACCTCGAGGTCGGGACCGAGGATCCCGAGGCGGTGATCAACTGCGTGCGCTACCTCGGCCCGACCTTCGGCGGCATCAACCTCGAAGACATCAAGGCCCCCGAGTGCTTCATCATCGAGGAGCGCCTGCGGGAGTTGATGGACATCCCGGTCTTCCACGACGACCAGCACGGCACCGCGATCATCGCGGCGGCGGGCGTGATCAACGCGCTGCACCTCACCGGCCGCGACATCGGCGAGGCCAAGCTCGTGGTGAACGGCGCCGGGGCGGCCGGCATCGCCTGCATCGAGCTCCTCAAGGCAATGGGCTTCTCCGACCGCAACGTGATCCTCTGCGACACCAAGGGCGTGGTCTATGCCGGCCGCACCGAGGGCATGAACCAGTGGAAGTCGGCCCACGCGGTCGAGACCAGCCGGCGCAGCCTCGCGGAGGCGATCGAGGGCGCCGACATCGTGTTCGGCCTCTCGGTCAAGGGCGCCTTCACGCCCGAGATGATCCGCGCGATGGCGGCCCAGCCGATCATCTTCGCGATGGCCAATCCCGACCCCGAGATCACGGCCGAGGAGGTGGCGCGGGTGCGCGACGATGCCATCATGGCGACCGGGCGCTCCGACTACCCCAACCAGGTCAACAACGTGCTGGGCTTCCCCTACATCTTCCGGGGTGCCCTCGACGTGCGCGCGACCACGATCAACATGGAGATGAAGATCGCGGCCGCGCAGGCGCTGGCGGCGCTCGCCCGCGAGGACGTGCCCGACGAGGTGGCGGCGGCCTATCAGGGCGCGCGGCCGCGCTTCGGGCGCGACTACATCATCCCGGTGCCCTTCGACCCGCGCCTGATCCACACGATCCCGCCGGCGGTGGCCAAGGCCGCCATGGACACCGGCGTCGCCCGCAAGCCGATCCCCTCGATGGACGCCTACCGGGCCCAGCTCTCGGCCCGGCGGGACCCGGTCGCCGGCACGCTGAACCGCATCTTCGAGCGGGTGCGCAAGTTCCCCAAGCGCGTCGTCTTCGCGGAGGGCGAGGAGGAGGTCGTCATCCGGGCGGCCATCTCCTTCGTCAACCAGGGGCTCGGCACCGCCATCCTGGTCGGGCGCGAGGAGCGGGTGCTGGCCAAGGCCGAGGCGGCCGGCATCGATCTCGCCGGGCGCGACCACATCGAGATCCACAACGCCGCGAAATCCGACCGCAACACGGTCTACGCGCAGTTCCTCTACGCGCGCATGCAGCGCAAGGGCATGCTGTTCCGCGACTGCCAGCGGCTGATCAACCAGGACCGCAACCACTTCGCGGCCTCGATGGTGGCGCTCGGCGACGCCGACGCGATGGTGACCGGCGCCACCCGCAACTACTCGGTCGCGCTCGACGACGTGCGCCACGTCATCGATCCCAAGCCCGGGCACCGGGTGATCGGCGTCTCGCTCTGCCTCGCGCGCGGGCGCATCGTGCTCGTCGCCGACACGGCGATCCACGAGATGCCCTCGGCCCAGGAGATCGCCGGGATCGCGATCGAGGCGGCCGGCGTCGCGCGCCGCCTCGGCTACGAGCCGCGGGTGGCGCTCCTGTCCTTCTCGACCTTCGGCCATCCCAAGGCCGAGCGCGCCGAGAAGGTGCAGGAGGCGGTCAAGATCCTCGACGGCATGCGGGTCGATTTCGAGTACGACGGCGAGATGGCCGCCGACGTGGCCCTGAACAGGGAGGTGCTGGCGCAGTACCCGTTCAGCCGCCTCAAGCAGCCGGCGAACGTGCTGGTGATGCCGGCCTTCCACTCCGCCTCGATCTCGACCAAGATGCTGCAGGAGCTCGGCGGCGCGCAGGTGCTCGGCCCGCTGATCGTCGGCCTCGACAAGCCGGTGCAGATCGTCTCGCTCGGCGCCACCGACACCGACCTCGTCAACATGGCGGCGCTGGCGGCCTTCAACATCGGGGGCTGA
- the hrpB gene encoding ATP-dependent helicase HrpB produces the protein MPALPALPIDAVLADLQAALAGRPNAVLVAPPGAGKTTRVPLALLDAPWRGDGRIIVLEPRRLAARAAAERMAETRGERVGDTVGLRVRLGSKVSARTRIEVVTEGVFARMILDDPELTGIAAVLFDEFHERSLDADLGLALALDAQGGLREDLRLLAMSATLDGARVARLMGGAPVIASEGRAFPVETRYLDRDPNRRVEEATAEAIERALRAEPGSVLAFLPGQGEIRRVAELLAPRLAAHPEVDLAPLYGALDRGEQDRAVRPSPPGRRKVVLATSIAETSLTIEGVRVVVDSGLARVPVYEPDLGLTRLATVRASRASVDQRRGRAGRTEPGICYRLWAEAATGALEPFTRPEILSADLAGLVLDCAAWGVADPATLPFLDPPPGPALAEAKALLAGLGALDAGGRLTPEGRRLRALPLPPRLARMVVAAAAEGRAAAREAADLAAVLVERGLGGDAVDLAERVERFRRDRSGRAEDMRRLASGWARAAGAGPAEGEAPPLGALLALAYPDRIARARGRPGEFVLANGRGAALDPALALARAPFLAVAEIVGKAAAARILAAAPIGLEAIEARFADRIEARESVAFDPAARALRARAQRRLGAVTLGERVLPVPADEASARLLARGIAGLGLAALPWSRAAAQWRERVSFLRRAEGEPWPDVSDAALAAAAEDWLAPHLLGLTRLDEIGPERLAEALHALLPWTLRARLDAEAPTHVEVPTGSRLPIDYGAEEPVLAVRVQELFGLAAHPTIGGGRVPLVLHLLSPAQRPIQITRDLPGFWRGSWAAVRADMRGQYPRHPWPEDPLGAPPTRRAKPRGT, from the coding sequence ATGCCCGCGCTCCCCGCCCTGCCGATCGACGCCGTCCTCGCCGACCTCCAGGCCGCCCTCGCCGGACGCCCGAACGCCGTGCTGGTCGCGCCGCCCGGCGCCGGCAAGACCACCCGGGTGCCCCTCGCGCTCCTCGACGCGCCCTGGCGGGGCGACGGGCGGATCATCGTGCTGGAGCCCCGCCGCCTCGCGGCCCGGGCGGCGGCCGAGCGCATGGCCGAGACCCGCGGCGAGCGGGTCGGCGACACGGTCGGCCTGCGGGTGCGGCTCGGCTCGAAGGTCTCCGCCCGCACCCGGATCGAGGTCGTCACCGAGGGCGTCTTCGCCCGCATGATCCTCGACGACCCGGAACTGACCGGGATCGCCGCGGTGCTGTTCGACGAGTTCCACGAGCGCTCCCTCGACGCCGATCTCGGCCTCGCGCTGGCCCTCGACGCGCAGGGCGGCCTGCGCGAGGACCTGCGCCTGCTCGCCATGTCGGCGACGCTCGACGGGGCCCGGGTCGCGCGCCTGATGGGCGGGGCGCCGGTGATCGCCTCGGAGGGCCGCGCCTTCCCGGTCGAGACGCGCTACCTCGACCGCGACCCGAACCGGCGCGTCGAGGAGGCGACGGCCGAGGCGATCGAGCGGGCGCTGCGGGCCGAGCCGGGCTCGGTCCTGGCCTTCCTGCCCGGCCAGGGCGAGATCCGCCGGGTCGCGGAGCTGCTCGCCCCGCGCCTCGCCGCCCATCCGGAGGTCGACCTCGCCCCGCTCTACGGGGCCCTCGACCGCGGCGAGCAGGACCGGGCCGTGCGCCCGAGCCCGCCGGGCCGGCGCAAGGTGGTGCTCGCCACCTCCATCGCCGAGACGTCGCTCACCATCGAGGGCGTGCGGGTGGTGGTGGATTCCGGGCTCGCCCGCGTGCCGGTCTACGAGCCGGATCTCGGCCTCACCCGCCTCGCGACGGTCCGGGCCTCGCGGGCCTCGGTCGACCAGCGCCGCGGCCGCGCCGGGCGCACGGAGCCGGGAATCTGCTACCGGCTCTGGGCGGAGGCGGCGACCGGGGCGCTGGAGCCCTTCACCCGGCCGGAGATCCTCTCGGCCGACCTCGCGGGCCTCGTCCTCGACTGCGCCGCCTGGGGCGTGGCCGATCCCGCCACCCTGCCCTTCCTCGACCCGCCCCCCGGCCCGGCGCTCGCGGAGGCGAAGGCGCTGCTCGCCGGGCTCGGCGCCCTCGACGCCGGGGGCCGGCTGACGCCCGAGGGGCGCCGCCTGCGCGCCCTGCCGCTGCCGCCGCGGCTCGCCCGCATGGTGGTGGCGGCGGCGGCCGAGGGACGGGCGGCGGCGCGGGAGGCGGCCGACCTCGCCGCCGTGCTGGTCGAGCGCGGCCTCGGCGGCGACGCGGTCGACCTCGCCGAGCGGGTCGAGCGCTTCCGCCGCGACCGCTCGGGCCGGGCTGAGGACATGCGCCGGCTCGCCTCCGGCTGGGCCCGCGCCGCCGGGGCGGGCCCGGCCGAGGGCGAGGCCCCGCCCCTCGGCGCGCTCCTCGCCCTCGCCTATCCGGACCGGATCGCCCGCGCCCGGGGCAGGCCCGGCGAGTTCGTGCTGGCGAACGGCCGCGGCGCCGCCCTCGACCCCGCCCTGGCGCTCGCCCGCGCGCCCTTCCTGGCGGTGGCCGAGATCGTCGGCAAGGCCGCCGCCGCGCGCATCCTGGCGGCGGCGCCGATCGGGCTCGAGGCGATCGAGGCGCGCTTCGCCGACCGGATCGAGGCGCGCGAGAGCGTCGCCTTCGACCCCGCCGCCCGCGCCCTGCGCGCCCGGGCCCAGCGGCGCCTCGGCGCGGTCACGCTCGGCGAGCGCGTCCTGCCGGTCCCGGCCGACGAGGCGAGCGCGCGGCTCCTCGCCCGCGGGATCGCCGGCCTCGGGCTCGCGGCCCTGCCCTGGTCGAGGGCGGCGGCGCAGTGGCGCGAGCGGGTCTCCTTCCTGCGCCGGGCCGAGGGCGAGCCCTGGCCCGACGTCTCCGACGCGGCGCTCGCGGCGGCGGCCGAGGACTGGCTCGCGCCGCACCTCCTCGGCCTCACCCGCCTCGACGAGATCGGGCCGGAGCGCCTCGCCGAGGCGCTGCACGCGCTCCTGCCCTGGACCCTGCGGGCGCGCCTCGACGCGGAGGCCCCGACCCACGTCGAGGTGCCGACCGGCTCGCGCCTCCCGATCGATTACGGGGCCGAGGAGCCGGTCCTGGCGGTGCGGGTGCAGGAGCTGTTCGGGCTCGCCGCACATCCGACGATCGGCGGCGGGCGGGTGCCGCTGGTGCTGCACCTGCTCTCCCCGGCCCAGCGCCCGATCCAGATCACCCGCGACCTGCCGGGCTTCTGGCGCGGCTCCTGGGCGGCGGTGCGCGCCGACATGCGCGGCCAGTACCCGCGGCATCCCTGGCCGGAAGACCCGCTCGGCGCGCCACCGACCCGGCGGGCGAAGCCCAGGGGCACCTGA
- the cmk gene encoding (d)CMP kinase, translating into MVIAIDGPAASGKGTLARRLAQHYGLPHLDTGLLYRAVALALLDAERDLRDEAAAEAAARTLRAESLGDARLRERAMGEAASLVSALPAVRAALLDWQRRFAAAPGGAVLDGRDIGTVVCPDAPVKLFITASPEERAHRRHRELGGRGEPVAFEAVLADIVRRDARDADRAAAPLRVADDAVVIDTTALDAEAAFRAAAAVVEARWPGRG; encoded by the coding sequence ATGGTGATCGCGATCGACGGGCCGGCGGCGTCGGGCAAGGGCACGCTCGCGCGGCGGCTCGCCCAGCATTACGGCCTGCCGCATCTCGACACCGGCCTCCTCTACCGGGCGGTGGCGCTGGCGCTCCTCGACGCGGAGCGCGACCTGCGGGACGAGGCGGCGGCGGAGGCGGCGGCCCGCACGCTGCGCGCCGAGTCGCTCGGCGACGCCCGCCTGCGCGAGCGCGCCATGGGGGAGGCGGCCTCCCTGGTCTCGGCGCTCCCGGCGGTGCGGGCGGCGCTCCTCGACTGGCAGCGCCGCTTCGCCGCCGCGCCGGGCGGGGCGGTGCTCGACGGGCGCGACATCGGCACGGTGGTCTGCCCGGACGCGCCCGTGAAGCTCTTCATCACGGCCTCGCCCGAGGAGCGGGCGCATCGCCGCCACCGGGAGCTCGGGGGGCGGGGCGAGCCGGTGGCCTTCGAGGCGGTGCTCGCCGACATCGTGCGCCGCGACGCCCGCGACGCCGACCGGGCCGCGGCGCCCCTGCGCGTCGCCGACGACGCGGTGGTGATCGACACGACGGCGCTCGACGCCGAGGCGGCCTTCCGGGCCGCGGCGGCCGTGGTCGAGGCGCGCTGGCCCGGGCGGGGCTGA
- the aroA gene encoding 3-phosphoshikimate 1-carboxyvinyltransferase: protein MSHDSVPSPITARAGTPLRGRLRPPGDKSISHRAMILGLLSLGETRVEGLLEGDDVLRTAAAARALGAGIDRDGPGRWRVRGVGIGGLSDPEGVLDFGNAGTGSRLMMGVVGGQPVTATFDGDASLRKRPMRRILDPLVQMGAQILSEQAGGRVPLTLRGPEEAIPITYATPVASAQVKSAVLLAGLNAPGTTTVIEAAATRDHTERMLRLFGAEVTVAAHGPAGHGRAIALTGQPTLRAAEVIVPADPSSAAFPIVAALIVPGSDVVIEGVMMNPLRTGLITTLIEMGADIARLNERDEGGETVADLRVRASRLAGVTVPPERAPAMIDEYPVLAVAAAFAEGTTRMQGLHELRVKESDRLAAVADGLRANGVAHAVEGDDLIVHGDGRPAPGGGTVATHLDHRIAMAFLVMGLAAGEPVTVDDGAMIATSYPAFLADLRGLGAAFAE from the coding sequence GTGTCCCACGATTCCGTTCCCTCGCCGATCACCGCCCGGGCCGGGACGCCCCTGCGGGGGCGGCTGCGCCCGCCCGGCGACAAGTCCATCTCGCACCGGGCGATGATCCTCGGCCTGCTCAGCCTCGGCGAGACCCGGGTCGAGGGCCTGCTGGAGGGCGACGACGTGCTGCGCACCGCCGCCGCCGCCCGGGCGCTCGGCGCCGGGATCGACCGCGACGGGCCGGGCCGCTGGCGGGTGCGCGGCGTCGGCATCGGCGGCCTGTCGGATCCCGAGGGCGTGCTCGATTTCGGCAATGCCGGCACCGGCTCGCGGCTGATGATGGGCGTCGTCGGCGGCCAGCCCGTCACCGCGACCTTCGACGGCGACGCCTCGCTGCGCAAGCGGCCGATGCGGCGGATCCTCGACCCGCTGGTGCAGATGGGCGCGCAGATCCTGTCCGAGCAGGCGGGCGGGCGCGTGCCGCTGACGCTGCGCGGCCCGGAGGAGGCGATCCCGATCACCTACGCGACGCCGGTCGCCTCCGCGCAGGTGAAGTCGGCGGTGCTGCTCGCCGGCCTCAACGCGCCCGGCACCACCACGGTGATCGAGGCCGCCGCGACCCGCGACCACACCGAGCGGATGCTGCGCCTGTTCGGCGCCGAGGTCACGGTCGCGGCGCACGGGCCCGCGGGCCACGGCCGCGCCATCGCGCTCACGGGCCAGCCGACCCTGCGGGCGGCCGAGGTGATCGTGCCGGCCGACCCGTCCTCGGCCGCCTTCCCGATCGTCGCGGCGCTGATCGTGCCGGGCTCGGACGTGGTGATCGAGGGGGTGATGATGAACCCGCTGCGGACCGGGCTCATCACCACGCTGATCGAGATGGGCGCCGACATCGCGCGGCTGAACGAGCGCGACGAGGGCGGCGAGACGGTGGCCGACCTGCGGGTGCGGGCGAGCCGCCTCGCCGGGGTGACGGTGCCGCCCGAGCGCGCGCCCGCGATGATCGACGAGTACCCGGTCCTCGCCGTGGCGGCGGCCTTCGCGGAGGGCACGACGCGGATGCAGGGCCTGCACGAATTGCGGGTGAAGGAATCGGACCGCCTCGCCGCGGTGGCGGACGGCCTCAGGGCCAACGGCGTCGCCCACGCGGTCGAGGGCGACGACCTGATCGTGCACGGGGACGGCCGGCCGGCCCCCGGCGGCGGCACCGTGGCGACGCACCTCGACCACCGCATCGCCATGGCGTTCCTGGTGATGGGGCTGGCCGCCGGGGAGCCGGTGACGGTCGACGACGGCGCCATGATCGCGACGAGCTATCCGGCCTTCCTGGCCGATCTGCGGGGCCTCGGCGCCGCCTTCGCCGAGTGA
- a CDS encoding TIGR02300 family protein gives MARPELGLKRQCMSCGAKFYDLNRDPATCPKCGTVYQIAALTTTRVPPPAIASRAADEEPDDEAGTPEMISLDEVEAAEEGADAVVDDDADVGGAGGDDDTFLEEDEESGDDVADLIDGDIETDEES, from the coding sequence GTGGCCAGACCGGAACTCGGCTTGAAGCGCCAGTGCATGAGCTGCGGCGCCAAGTTCTACGACCTCAACAGGGACCCCGCCACCTGCCCGAAATGCGGCACGGTCTACCAGATCGCGGCCCTCACGACGACGCGCGTGCCGCCCCCGGCGATCGCCAGCCGCGCCGCCGACGAGGAGCCCGACGACGAGGCGGGCACGCCCGAGATGATCTCCCTCGACGAGGTCGAGGCCGCCGAGGAGGGGGCCGACGCCGTCGTGGACGACGACGCCGACGTGGGCGGTGCCGGCGGCGACGACGACACCTTCCTGGAGGAGGACGAGGAGAGCGGCGACGACGTCGCCGACCTGATCGACGGCGACATCGAGACCGACGAGGAATCGTGA
- a CDS encoding aminotransferase class V-fold PLP-dependent enzyme: MAGSRRPGRNFLFVPGPTNVPERVQRAMIVPMEDHRSSSFPDLTLPLFENLKKVFKSKDGQVFIFPSSGTGAWEAALTNTLSPGDRVLASRFGQFSTLWIDLAQRVGLDVVIQDEEWGTGANPERIEEALRADREHRIKAVLVVHNETATGVTSDVGAVRRAIDAANHPAMLYVDGVSSIGSIDFRATEWGVDCAITGSQKGLMLPAGLGIVCVSPKALAAYKTAECRRVYFDFGDMSKANATGYFPYTPALPLLYGLREAMACLFEEGLERVFERHRVLADGCRAAVKAWGLTLCAKEPKWYSDTVSAIMVPDGVNGADVIDVAFRRYNLALGAGLSKVAGKLFRIGHLGDLNDLMLLGALAGAEMAMLDAGIRIEPGSGVGAAQKHFRETILAKDKRPSEAGIFDRNHSDGVVRV, from the coding sequence ATGGCAGGATCGAGACGGCCGGGTCGCAACTTTCTCTTCGTGCCGGGTCCGACCAACGTGCCGGAGCGCGTCCAGCGCGCGATGATCGTGCCGATGGAGGACCATCGCTCGTCGTCGTTCCCGGACCTGACGCTGCCCCTGTTCGAGAACCTGAAGAAGGTGTTCAAGTCGAAGGACGGGCAGGTCTTCATCTTCCCGTCGAGCGGCACCGGCGCCTGGGAGGCCGCGCTCACCAACACCCTGTCGCCCGGCGACCGCGTGCTCGCCTCGCGCTTCGGCCAGTTCAGCACGCTCTGGATCGACCTCGCCCAGCGCGTCGGCCTCGACGTCGTCATCCAGGACGAGGAATGGGGCACCGGCGCCAATCCGGAGCGGATCGAGGAGGCCCTGCGGGCCGACCGCGAGCACCGCATCAAGGCCGTCCTCGTCGTCCACAACGAGACCGCCACCGGCGTGACCAGCGACGTCGGCGCCGTGCGCCGGGCCATCGACGCCGCCAACCACCCGGCGATGCTCTACGTGGACGGCGTGTCCTCGATCGGCAGCATCGACTTCCGCGCCACCGAGTGGGGCGTCGACTGCGCCATCACCGGCTCGCAGAAGGGCCTGATGCTGCCCGCCGGCCTCGGCATCGTCTGCGTCAGCCCCAAGGCGCTCGCCGCCTACAAGACGGCCGAGTGCCGCCGCGTCTACTTCGACTTCGGCGACATGTCGAAGGCGAACGCCACCGGCTACTTCCCCTACACGCCGGCCCTGCCCCTGCTCTACGGCCTGCGCGAGGCCATGGCCTGCCTGTTCGAGGAGGGGCTGGAGCGCGTCTTCGAGCGCCACCGCGTGCTCGCCGACGGCTGCCGCGCCGCCGTGAAGGCCTGGGGCCTGACGCTCTGCGCCAAGGAGCCCAAGTGGTACTCCGACACGGTGAGCGCCATCATGGTGCCGGACGGCGTCAACGGCGCCGACGTGATCGACGTCGCCTTCCGGCGCTACAACCTCGCGCTGGGCGCCGGCCTGTCCAAGGTCGCCGGCAAGCTCTTCCGGATCGGCCATCTCGGCGACCTCAACGACCTGATGCTGCTCGGCGCGCTGGCGGGCGCCGAGATGGCGATGCTCGACGCCGGCATCCGGATCGAGCCGGGCAGCGGCGTCGGCGCGGCCCAGAAGCACTTCCGCGAGACCATCCTGGCCAAGGACAAGCGCCCGAGCGAGGCGGGCATCTTCGACCGCAACCACTCCGACGGCGTCGTCCGGGTGTGA
- a CDS encoding D-2-hydroxyacid dehydrogenase, with protein MSHTIVFLDRETLDARVREFSFPHSYKEYDVTAPDQIVARLADAEIAIVNKVPMRAETLRQLPKLKLIAVAATGTDIVDKAVAKQQGITVVNIRNYAFNTVPEHVVALIFALRRAIVPYANSTRRGDWNKSRQFCYFDYPIRDIAGSTLGIVGYGALGKSIARRAEALGMKVIATDVFPQEGLVDFETILRESDVITLHVPLTPETRNMIGRDEFAKMKRDAILINTARGGLVEEAALAEALRNGTIAGAGFDVLTTEPPVEGNILLDLDLPNLIVTPHVAWASKEAMQILSDQLVDNIEAFVAGRPQNVVE; from the coding sequence ATGTCCCACACGATCGTCTTCCTCGACCGCGAGACGCTCGATGCCCGCGTGCGCGAATTCAGCTTCCCGCACAGCTACAAGGAATATGACGTCACTGCGCCGGACCAGATCGTCGCGCGCTTGGCCGATGCCGAGATCGCGATCGTCAACAAGGTGCCGATGCGGGCCGAGACCCTGCGCCAATTGCCCAAGCTCAAGCTGATCGCGGTCGCGGCGACCGGCACCGACATCGTCGACAAGGCCGTCGCCAAGCAGCAGGGCATCACCGTCGTCAACATCCGCAACTACGCCTTCAACACGGTGCCGGAGCACGTCGTCGCGCTGATCTTCGCGCTGCGCCGCGCCATCGTGCCTTACGCGAATTCGACCCGTCGGGGTGATTGGAACAAGTCGCGGCAGTTCTGCTACTTCGATTATCCGATCCGCGACATCGCCGGCTCGACGCTCGGCATCGTCGGCTACGGCGCGCTCGGCAAGTCGATCGCCAGGCGGGCCGAGGCCCTCGGCATGAAGGTCATCGCCACCGACGTCTTCCCGCAGGAGGGCCTGGTCGATTTCGAGACGATCCTGCGCGAGAGCGACGTCATCACGCTGCACGTGCCGCTGACGCCCGAGACCCGCAACATGATCGGGCGGGACGAGTTCGCCAAGATGAAGCGCGACGCCATCCTCATCAACACGGCCCGCGGCGGGCTGGTGGAGGAGGCGGCCCTCGCCGAGGCGCTCAGGAACGGCACGATCGCGGGGGCGGGCTTCGACGTGCTCACCACCGAGCCGCCGGTCGAGGGCAACATCCTGCTCGACCTCGACCTGCCGAACCTGATCGTCACGCCCCACGTGGCCTGGGCCAGCAAGGAGGCGATGCAGATCCTCTCCGACCAGCTCGTCGACAACATCGAGGCCTTCGTGGCG